The following are encoded together in the Arcticibacterium luteifluviistationis genome:
- the murA gene encoding UDP-N-acetylglucosamine 1-carboxyvinyltransferase → MSSFKITGGKKLQGELTPQGAKNEALQILCAVILTREVVEIHNIPNIRDVNKLMELLEDMGVKRTKLGEGSYRFEASEVNFEYFETEAYKEKASSLRGSIMLLGPMLARFSKGKAPRPGGDKIGRRPLDTHFVGFQKLGATFTYEADDAFYTVDGENMEGGYVWMDEISVTGTANVVMAAVMTKGITTVYNAACEPYLQQLCKMLNRMGAKIEGVGSNLLTIEGVEEMSGCEHTMLPDMIEIGSFIGLAAMTKSEITIKNCQIKELGIIPATFKKLGIEMEFRGDDIYIPAQENYEINTLIDGSILTIYDAPWPGFTPDLISIILVTAIQAKGTLLVHQKMFESRLFFVDKLIDMGGQIILCDPHRATVVGLNRTHNLKGIRMTSPDIRAGVALLIAALSADGTSIIDNIEQIDRGYQNIDDRLNAIGAEIVRV, encoded by the coding sequence CAAGGGAGGTTGTAGAAATTCACAACATCCCTAACATCAGAGATGTCAACAAGCTTATGGAACTTTTAGAAGACATGGGTGTTAAGCGAACTAAACTGGGAGAAGGTTCTTATAGGTTTGAAGCTTCTGAAGTTAATTTTGAATATTTCGAAACAGAGGCATATAAAGAGAAAGCTTCTTCTTTAAGAGGTTCCATCATGCTTCTAGGGCCTATGTTGGCTCGCTTTTCTAAAGGTAAAGCACCAAGACCAGGTGGAGATAAAATAGGAAGAAGACCTCTTGATACCCACTTTGTAGGTTTTCAAAAACTGGGAGCTACTTTTACTTACGAAGCCGATGATGCTTTCTACACCGTAGATGGTGAAAATATGGAAGGTGGTTACGTATGGATGGATGAAATATCTGTTACTGGTACTGCCAATGTGGTTATGGCGGCCGTAATGACAAAAGGTATTACTACCGTTTATAATGCGGCATGTGAGCCATACCTTCAGCAATTATGCAAAATGCTTAACCGTATGGGTGCAAAAATTGAAGGAGTAGGTTCTAACTTACTTACCATAGAAGGTGTAGAAGAAATGAGCGGCTGCGAGCATACCATGCTTCCTGACATGATTGAGATTGGTAGTTTCATTGGCCTAGCGGCAATGACAAAATCAGAAATCACAATCAAAAACTGTCAAATAAAAGAATTAGGAATTATCCCTGCCACTTTCAAGAAACTAGGAATTGAAATGGAATTTAGAGGTGATGATATCTATATTCCTGCTCAAGAGAATTACGAAATCAATACTTTAATTGACGGTTCCATATTGACTATTTATGATGCTCCATGGCCTGGTTTTACTCCAGACCTTATATCCATCATTTTGGTTACGGCCATACAGGCAAAAGGCACGCTCTTAGTTCACCAAAAAATGTTTGAAAGTCGTTTATTTTTCGTGGATAAACTTATCGACATGGGTGGTCAAATTATTCTTTGTGACCCACACAGAGCTACCGTAGTAGGCCTTAACCGTACTCATAATTTGAAAGGAATCAGAATGACTTCCCCAGATATCAGAGCAGGTGTGGCTCTTTTAATAGCTGCACTTTCGGCTGATGGAACAAGTATCATTGACAATATAGAGCAGATAGACCGTGGATATCAAAACATTGACGACCGTCTTAATGCTATTGGAGCTGAAATAGTTCGTGTATAA